Proteins encoded by one window of Desulfovibrio ferrophilus:
- a CDS encoding MerR family transcriptional regulator, with protein MEAIGSLAKRFGIARSTLLHYDRIGLLTPSERSKSGYRLYASKDARQLEVILEYRRAGLPTAEIKGLLNAETGAIQQALTHRLKEINADIEHLREQQRFILGILRSPEAQANIGVMNKKTWTDLLQASGFDEKDMMRWHGEFERTAPKRHQEFLEFLCIPPDEIESIRRVSVRWSRSAICPKTP; from the coding sequence ATGGAAGCCATTGGAAGCCTTGCCAAGCGCTTTGGAATCGCCAGAAGCACTCTGTTGCACTACGACCGTATCGGGCTTTTGACGCCATCCGAACGCTCCAAAAGTGGCTATAGGCTATACGCCAGCAAAGATGCCCGACAGCTTGAAGTGATCCTGGAATACCGCAGGGCCGGATTGCCCACTGCTGAAATCAAAGGCCTGCTGAATGCGGAAACCGGAGCAATCCAGCAGGCCCTGACGCACCGGTTGAAGGAAATCAATGCCGACATCGAGCATCTGCGCGAACAGCAACGCTTCATTCTTGGCATTCTTCGCTCACCCGAAGCACAGGCCAATATCGGCGTCATGAACAAAAAAACATGGACGGACCTGCTCCAGGCCTCAGGCTTCGACGAAAAAGACATGATGCGCTGGCATGGGGAATTCGAGCGCACAGCTCCGAAGCGCCACCAGGAGTTTCTCGAATTCCTGTGCATCCCTCCAGACGAGATTGAAAGCATCCGGAGAGTTTCTGTACGCTGGAG